One genomic segment of Gossypium arboreum isolate Shixiya-1 chromosome 3, ASM2569848v2, whole genome shotgun sequence includes these proteins:
- the LOC128290556 gene encoding uncharacterized protein LOC128290556 produces MSQVLLILILEFDNDRVDEPKVELIGEMIQKKLGHLLGSNFWGLGDDFDNNSDEDLNNNVGYDGNGNKKYLLFNHQTDMRNPILIKGLVFPSRDILKDAVKQYGRINRVVTKLTRNDKLRVKAVCVPSCPWTLWASKLSPKDPMDASWQIKTLINHHKCGKGYYGGHLLAAVGVDANDYIYPVAFTVVESENKHSWFWFLKLLQKDLEINNSYNICFMSDKQNGLIEVIFVLFPNAEKAAKVTFPRQFEEAMSEMRSLSKSAEAWLHGKNPRTWSRAHFSTKHKSDLLLNNNSECFNKIILEARDKPILTMLEIIRRKVMTRLVSMREAAEKYPGPLCPRIQKKLSEIVNQSNNVWQVYAGNEKYEVNCGLGNKYVVDLLNSSCSCRKWDFSGIPRKHAISCMQLLAVSPETYVNTCYIVTTQLNIYSHLINPVKGPIQWEHAKDMEPILPPMIRTPLGRPKQTRRKEVDEARKSGPKLNKTGQQANYTKCGKTGHNKRTCKGIFGGTQMANQSSSLQILNQATSMDNTASQPFLSQQSSNLLANFRAKLPFKRNNPLGQ; encoded by the exons ATGAGTCAGGTACTTCTTATTCTGATTCTTGAGTTTGATAATGATAGGGTAGATGAACCAAAAGTTGAACTGATAGGTGAAATGATACAGAAGAAGTTAGGCCACTTACTAGGCTCAAATTTTTGGGGTTTAGGAGATGATTTTGATAATAACAGTGATGAAGATTTGAATAATAACGTAGGTTATGATGGAAATGGGAATAAAAAGTACCTTCTGTTCAATCATCAAACCGATATGAGGAACCCTATATTGATAAAGGGTTTGGTTTTCCCTAGCAGAGATATTTTAAAAGATGCAGTCAAACAATATGGGAGGATAAATAGGGTAGTAACCAAACTAACTAGGAATGACAAGCTTAGGGTGAAAGCAGTCTGTGTACCTAGTTGTCCATGGACATTGTGGGCATCCAAATTAAGTCCCAAGGATCCAATGGATGCGAGTTGGCAGATTAAGACCTTAATCAATCACCATAAATGTGGCAAG GGATATTATGGTGGACATTTGCTTGCTGCTGTTGGGGTTGATGCCAATGATTATATATATCCAGTGGCCTTTACTGTAGTTGAGAGTGAAAACAAACATTCATGGTTTTGGTTCCTTAAGCTATTACAGAAGGATTTGGAGATCAACAACTCCTATAATATATGCTTCATGTCTGACAAACAAAAT GGTTTAATAGAAGTGATTTTTGTGTTGTTCCCTAATGCTGAA AAAGCTGCTAAAGTAACTTTTCCAAGACAATTTGAAGAAGCAATGTCTGAAATGAGGTCACTATCAAAATCTGCTGAGGCTTGGTTGCATGGAAAGAATCCAAGGACTTGGTCAAGAGCCCACTTCTCAACCAAACACAAATCTGATCTGCTACTGAACAACAACAGTGAATGTTTCAACAAG ATCATTTTAGAAGCTAGAGATAAACCAATCTTAACGATGTTGGAAATAATTAGAAGAAAAGTCATGACTAGGTTGGTTTCCATGAGGGAGGCTGCTGAGAAGTATCCTGGACCTTTATGTCCAAGGATACAGAAGAAGTTGTCTGAAATTGTTAATCAATCCAATAA TGTATGGCAAGTATATGCTGGAAACGAGAAGTATGAGGTAAATTGTGGATTAGGCAACAAGTATGTAGTTGACCTCCTTAACTCCTCTTGTTCATGCAGAAAATGGGACTTCTCAGGAATCCCACGCAAGCATGCTATTTCTTGCATGCAACTACTGGCTGTGAGCCCCGAAACTTATGTCAATACATGTTATATTGTCACTACCCAGTTGAATATTTACAGCCACTTGATTAACCCTGTAAAAG GTCCTATACAATGGGAACATGCGAAGGACATGGAGCCTATTCTTCCTCCTATGATTAGAACGCCTTTAGGAAGACCCAAACAAACAAGGAGGAAAGAAGTTGATGAAGCAAGAAAAAGTGGACCAAAATTAAACAAGACAGGACAACAAGCTAACTACACTAAATGTGGCAAAACAGGCCATAATAAAAGGACTTGCAAAGGTATTTTCGGGGGAACCCAAATGGCAAACCAGTCATCGAGCCTACAAATTTTGAACCAAGCCACTTCAATGGATAACACAGCAAGCCAACCATTCTTAAGCCAACAAAGCTCAAACCTTCTAGCAAATTTTAGGGCCAAATTACCTTTCAAAAGGAATAATCCACTTGGTCAATGA